GCTTGGTGGAGatggaaaaagatgaaaaacgAGCTGGCTTCCTGGAGAAAGAAGGCGGCAAATACGTAATTGAACTTTATTACTGCGGAACCAAGTTTTGAGTGCTCCCTCTAGACATCTTTCATAAATATTCTAGATATCAGCAGACTGATATGATTGGAAACCTGGCTCATCAAACAGTATACACTGGAAGAAGCCTGCTTGGCATGTGACAATTTATATTGTGTCTGAAAgtctgtgagaaaaaaaaaccactatacTATAGACATCTGCCTGTTATTTCTTAATTCTGCATCTCGATTCAGCTACAGCAAAACTAGTCTTTGAAGTGAATAGAACCAGAGCCCTTTTGGAAACTTCTATTGAACATGACTCATGGAGAAGAGCTTGGCTCTGAGATGCACCAGGATTCTGTTGTTCTAACTTACCTAGAGGGATTACTAATGCATCAAGCAGCAGGAGGCTCTGGTACTGCAGTTGACAAAAAGTCTACTGGACATAGTGGGGAGAATCAAAACTTTAAGATTTCTGGAAATATATTTCCCAGCTGTCAAAGTAATGGTCCAGTTCTTAACACAAATACATATCAGGGATCTGGCATGCTGCACCTCAAAAAAGCAAGACTGTTGCAGTCTTCTGAAGACTGGAATGCAGCAAAGAGAAGGCGGCTGTCTGATTCCATTGTGGATTTagatggaaaaaaggaagcCTTGTTAGCTGGCATGGTTGAAAATGTGCCTAAAGGCAAACAGGATAGCACATTACTTGCCTCTTTGCTTCAGTCATTCAGCTCTAGGCTGCAGAGTGTTGCTCTGTCACAGCAGATTAGGCAGAGCCTTAAGGAGCAAGGATATTCCCTTAGCCATGATTCTTTAGAAGTAGAGAAGGATTTAAGGTGCTATGGTGTTGCATCTAGTCACCTGAAGACTCTACTGAagaagagcaaagcaaaagatCAGAAGTTGGACAACAGCCTGCCTGATATAACAAAGAACCTGCCCAAAGAGAGGTTTATAGAATCTCCTCATGCGGTGCAGAGCGGACCTAAAGTGATAAATGAGCCACTGTCATGTGCTGCAAGATTACAAGCTGTTGCAAGCATGGTAGAGAAACGATCTAGTCCTGCTGCTTCACCGAAGCCCAGCGTAGCATGCAGCCAGCTAGCTTTACTCCTTTCAAGTGAAGCACACTTGCAGCAGTACTCCAGGGAACATgctttaaaagcacaaaatgcaaatcaaaTAGCAAGTGAGAGACTTGCAGCTATGGCCAGGTTACAAGAAAGCGCTCAGAAAGATATTGGCCAGTTTGGTTTAGCAAAAGGAATGACAAGCCATCTCAATGGTCAAACAGGATCATCAGCCAAAACGGTATCTAGCAAAAGCAATATGGCACCGTTTCAGAGTTCAGTGGGAATCATGCATTCACCTCCCAAAAATGTGGGTTACAAAAGTACTTTGGAAAGGAGTAACCTGAAAACCTCTCCCAGCAACAGTTTGCTCTTGCATCTACTGAAAAGCCAGAATACCACCAAGCGTGTAAAAGGGCATGAACAGAGTGAGAGAGCCAGCATTTTTGAAGACAGCAGCACACCAACAACTATCGATGAGTATTCAGACAACAATCCTAGTTTTACAGAAGATGACAGCAGTGATGATGAAAGCTCCCATTCTAACTGTCTTCCTATAGACCTATCCTTTAAACAGAGGACAGATAAACCAGATGCAGGTCCACCTGCATCCCTGGATAACCTGACTCAGTCCTTGCTTCATAACTGGGATCCAAAAGTATCCTGTCCAGAGAACAAGGAAGATAAAGACACTCCAAAAGCTTCTAAGCTGAATCCCCATCAGAAAGTAACACTACTTCAGCTGTTACTTGGGCATAAGAGTGAAGAAAAGGCAGACAAGAGTAGTGACCCTCAGGGACCACACAGTGCAGCTGATGTGGCAAAATTCACTGTACAGACCGGTAAAAGGACTCCTGTTACTGACAGTCCTGGTGCAAATCGAATGACTCCATTAAGCACTCCACCTTTGCTGGCTTCTGCAAAAGCAGACTCTCCTATAAACCTCTCGCACCAATCGTTAGCCATGAAGCGCAGCTCGCCACCGTATGCCTGCAGCATCCAGCCGGACAGGCTGGTGAATCCCGCATCTAAACATTTGATAGacctttctaaaagcaaagaaattcaAGGAGCCAAGCTGAGCAGGAACGATAGTCCCCAGAACTCTTCGGCTTTCAGTGCCAGCAAGCTGTTGCAGAACCTCGCTCAGTGCGGCATGCAGACTTCCATGTCAAGTGAAGAACAAAGAGCTAGCAAACAGCTGCTAGCAGGGAGCACAGATAAACCTGTTGGCTTGATTGATAGATTGAACAGCCCTCTCCTTACGAATAAATTGAGTACGcatgaagaaaataacaaaatattcagTTGTCAGCCTGCACCCGCTGAACAAGGACTTCCAGgttcagaaatagaaaatctCCTTGAAAGGCGCACTgtccttcagctgcttctgggaACTCCCAATAAAggtaaaagtgaaaagaaagagagaatgcTTTTAAGAGATGAAAGTTCTCAAGAACAGACAGATAAGGCTTTGAATGAGCAAATAttgacagtgaaaataaaaactgaaccATCTGAAGAATCAAATGTTCCTTATAACTCAAATGTACAACAAGTAAGAGACTGCAGGGGTAACAAATTTCAAGGATTTGTTCATTCACTGCAGAGAAACACAGCTACTTCTCCAGCATCTGAGGAGTTGAAGTCTGAGCCTCTTTCACCTcaagatttctctttttccaaaaACGGCCTGCTAAGTAGGCTGCTGAGACAGAATCAAGACAGTTACCCTGCAGATGAGCTGGACAGAAGTCACCGAAACAATGAGCTGACACACCTTGAATCGAAGAGCCTTTGCACAGTACCGAAGAAGAGGAAGCTTCATGCTGAGCCTTTGGACAGTCcattaaaaaagatgaaaagtaaCGTGTCTGATGCTCCAAACAATCACACTTCTCCTACCGAGGCGCTCTATGGGCCTTTGCTTAACCAGCAAGAACTGAAATTCAGCAGAGGTGATGCTGAATTTAAATATGCTGTAAGTCATGGTTCAAATAATGAAAGTGAAAATAGGAGTTGGTCTAGAGATAGTAAAGGCTTTAATGTGTTGAAACAGCTGCTTCTCTCGGAAAACTGTGAGAGAGATCTGTCACAACATAGGAGTAACATGCTAATGGAGggcaagaaaaaaggaaacaaaaccagtgcAACAATTAATAAACCTGAGTTCAGCATTTCTTCAGTAAATGCATTAATGGGAAGCCCTGTGCAACAGAACAATTGCGTAGATCACAGAACATTTCAGTATCCTGTAGCAGTAAAAAGTCCTGCCAGTTCTCCCTTCCCTGAACATTTGGGGAGTACGGTATCTAGACTCGAGTCCGACCAGTTTAGCGTGTGTCCCATGCCCAGTGAAAGAGGGCCCATCAGATGGGTAATCACAGGTATGGACAAGAACGATTATGAAAAAGACTCTCCGAGACTGACCAAAACCAATCCAATATTGTACTACATGTTACAGAAAGGCGGCAACTCTGTTAGTGGCCAAGAAGCACATGACAAAGAAATCTGGAATGAACCTTCATTTACTGATAGTTCAACTCATATTACAATCAAAGAGGAGTTGACATCTGATGCAGAGCTTAAAACTCCTTTTAGTAACTTAAGAAGCCCTTACAACAGCCATATGGGGAGTAAGACCTCTCATCAACATGGTGTGAATGGAGAAGTGCATGGACTTCTGGAAAAAGTGCTAACAATCAAAAAAGAGCCAGAATAAACTACAGCCTCCTCAATGAGTTTACAATCAGTGGTTTTgaatctttgtttaaaaaaagaaaaaaaaagaaaaaaagaaaaaaaaaagaaaaaataaaaatgagtacGAACTTGACTACTGTATAAATTGAGCatgattttagaaaagcatGGTCTAATTGGAACAGTTTCATTtgatactttttattttttctggtgatgttatttaaaatacatgtagatACAATTTGCTTTACAATAGATTGTCACAAGGAAACTAGAACGGTTGTAATTTGTACAAGACATTTCTGTATGCATCAGATTAAGTTATGGGTACTCTTTGATCAGAGTCTTATTTGGATCTGCAAGTTTTTGGTATAACAAAGTGTAAGCATACAGCCTAGGTGGTGGTAATGCTGcgtttcctccctccctgtaAAATAATCCTTATATTTTGGAAGCCTGAGCGTAGagacagtgtatttttttccccccctcttttctttttgaatgttTAATACGTTTTGTGAAATTTTAAGAATAACTTAAGAAATTGAGCAGTCCGTCCAAGGTATTAGCTTGTCATATTGGAAACCTGTGTCAGTGTTAATAATTGAAATgcactgaaatgtattttttagtgcttccaaaatttttattgttatttttaaatcttgtttgTGGTCCTGCCAGAATAGTGGTGTTaaatccctttttcttccttgccctGCTCTTGACAAATGCCTTCCTCGGAATCCTTAGCCATAGTTATGAGTTACTAGTTATGAttaagttgggtttttttcctaggtTTTTATACAAAAGGCCATGCAGGTACTGCACGAGTCTTTTTGACAGTGCATTCCTGCCACTTCCCTGCTTAAAAGGGGAAAGCCAAAATGCCTCTTGGAGTAGTGCGATTAAGAAAGCTTACTACGTTATTCGGTGAGGAAAATGATGGAAAGTTTGTGAAGCAGATGAGCAGAATTGTCTGTTTAGCATCATCCTGCTTCCCCTGCAGAAGAATATCAGCTGCACTAAAGCATCATGTGAGACTTCACTCAAAGGTGCAATaggattttaatgaaaaatgtgtgGGCCTCCTCCTACAACCAGGGAAAACAATCCATATTCTGACAATATTTATTACTCTCTGAACAGCTGATGCATGGCTTAATGCACTACcctttcactgcagaaaatctggttttagaataatttttcaagttGCACTGAGGATAAAATTGTAGTTTTGTCATGTTCTGTAATGGATAGCGGGACATGTCTGAGAAATCCTCCTCTGCCCTTTTCCTCAGGCCCCACCTGTGCTGTGATTTGTAACATCTGGCAGTATCAGCCTGAGATGAGAGTAACTGAAAATTGCGGTCAAAGCTGAGACACCTTAAAAGAATTGCTGGCTGGGGAAGAGCCATGCGGCTCTGCTTTCGTGTTAACACTGTCAGTGTTAACTCTATTTGCACCCCTTATTTCTcatgggggaggaggaggacaaaATCCAGATCCTCTAAATTACATGCGTTATTGGCAACCATACATTTTGCTGGACTTTTTACTCCCCTGAAAAAATGTTCTCTGTAGCTTCTAAATTTGCTAATAATCCCCTGTGCCATCAGCAAGTAGCAAAGTAGTGGCCTTGCACAGATAATGAAAGCTATGCTCTGTTTTAATTCTGACTGTTTGCACCAGTGAGAGCCGATGACATGACAAAACTGCTGTTTCTGTCCATCTCATGTTTGCTTAGCAGAGATGAGTGATGGGCgttttgctcttttcctttctggtttggtttcagAGATCCTTTCCCCCTACTGATGGCTTGCGAGACAGAGCGAGCTGTTGTCCCCCTCTCGTCCCCCACGCCCTGCCTGGGATcagtttcccttcttcccagttCGGTCCCTATTGAAGGGGACTTCTGTCTGCCAGCTGGAAAATGCACCACTATTCTGTTTTACCCCCCTAGGGAATACCTTCTTTTAGGGAACACAAATATTTGGCAGTATCCACTATAAAAACATTCCCCCTAGTTTATATGAGAAATAACAGAGCgatttaaagatatatttttatgttatttggGTGAAGCGTAATATATTAATGGGCTGTACAAAGaagatttatattttaaaaccttcaCACAAATCTAATAtcattttaaatgtcattgtctgaagtataatataaaataaaattttgtttgtctttaatATTGCATTTATAAGTGGCCCAATGACAATTCAGATGTCTCATAGAATAATCATTAATGAGATAAAGTATATTTTGGATTGACAGTGGAACTGAATTCTTTTTATATGAGTCAACCcagcagaaatattaaaatgatgGTATTTGTTCCATCcattaaatgtcttttaaagtcttaattgattatttttcttgaaacaaCACATGCATAGCTAGGAAATATATACAATATAGAATAATAGATGGTCCCTGGAGTAAATACAGGGCTATAACTTACTTCAAGGGCTCCACCAAAAAATGTAGCTTGAATGGATGTGAAATAATCTGGttggaaaaacttcttcaaaaCAAAGTTGAGATAAAAAGTagggaggagaaaaagtaaTACTGGAGTCTAGGAGTGTGCTTACCTATGTATTTATTCTATGGTAGTCTATTGGTAGTATATAATATATACTTTTTGaatatttagtttttaaagttttgtaaAACACTTAAGTTAAAATGTTAACAGTTTGACCAGTTAATgatttagctttcttttttaggTGATGGTAATGAAAGGGTGTTACCATTCTCACAGACGTCAGTAAACTATAATACATAGAATCTAAGTTTAGGACACGCTGTTCATGGAAGAATCTTCGCTCTTGTTGATGCTGCAATCTCAAGCAGCATGTAACATAACGATGAGGCCCTTGAGAGAGGGCAGGGCATGCCAACTGAATGCTTTTCAGACAGCTGCTAAGAGGGCAAGAGTCTTCTATGTGAAATTCTCCAGTATGACTGATGTTACCCCGCCCCAGGGAAGAAAGGTCATCTTTACTGTTTACCCCATCTGCATTTACAGCCTTTAAACCTGAGGACATAAGGCTTTTTCATCATTCATCTTGTAGCGTGGGTGAATAAAAAGTCACCATCATTCTTCTGGGGGACTTTCCCTCTCAGTTGTTCCATCAGAAAAGAGGGGTGCAAGAGCTGGGTTTGCTGCACCAGCAGAAGGACCAGTAGGCCATGTTTTCCCAAGCACCTCAAAGATCCTTGATTTCAACTAGGCCCTGTAGATGAATGACGATGCAAGGTCATCTGTTGAGTGACACTTGGTGTTCTCAGCAACTCCTGTCTCCTTGGTTCAGTAGATGTTTACTACTAGGATATGCGTTTCAGCTGTCCCAAATATGCTTCCTTAGTCTGTGGGAGTGGAAGCTGCAAAGATAGCTCTGCAAACTCAGGAGGCTGAAGTTTCAGCTAGGCCTTTAGACTATAGACTTGAAGAAAAACGGGACCTTGTCAGATTTTGGCAGCAGTAGCTGTTGTAGGCAAAGAGGTGTAGGACTGATGGGTGCTGTTGTGATCTCACCGTCaaaggagcagggagagaggggaggagatCACATCCCACTTCTGAGTGAGACTGCTGGGGGAAGGCTGCCTCCACCTCATGGAGCAGTGAAGAAGTGAGTTAGGGATGTATCTATACCACACTTAAAGTTGTAATTGCAGCCCATTGGGACTTACACCTGAGCTAACTTTAACCACCTAACTCAGAGCAGTTGCACCAGCAGCGGTTGGGTTGCTGAGTGCCTGATGCCTTGCTTGAGGGGGCATCTACAGGCTCATGCCTCTTCACCTGCTGTGGCGGCCTAGCACTCAAGCTGACTAGATTTGGGGATTGGCTTGTAATTGCCACGAAGAtatgccttttctttccagaggtAAGCATACGGGACTGAGAGAACCAGATTTTTAGTGTCTCCTCTGCCAGAGTTTGAGGAAATGATGGGGGTAACGCATGACCACAGAGTCAAAGTTGTTTTGCTGGAGGGCTTCTCTACTGATACCACGTAACTACGTGGCTCAGTTTGAGAAGTTTATAAACATTACGAGATCAAAAGGGAATTCAGCCATAACTTTCACTTTTCTTAGCCATTTACtcttagaaatgtttttaaatttttaatttacaaatgtttgtaaaagaaagaaatgaatggTTTAAATTTTCCCTGTTAAATGTTGGTGAAAGTATTACAGCTCTCATTGACGTCAGTGACATGATATTACCAGTTTGTTCTCTGCCACATCTTACAGAGGAGTAAACTGGTaagtatatattatatatatttatatataatgtaAATACATTGACTTGTTACACCTATAATATGTTGAAATTGGTTTTTAAAAGGTGATGTACATAGTGGTTTccttaatgaaaaatacatattttgtattgttctaatgcaaagggaaaaaaaaacccttttaatcttttttgttaTGTATATTCCATGTATAAGTGTAAATATGATCACATAGGTTTAAAAACTTTTGCATGTGTGTATACAGTTGCAAGTCTGGAAgaatgtatagaaaaaaattttatttaaagttgTGATTACCTGCTGCATGAAAAGTGCATGGGGGACCCTGTGCATCTGTGcgttggcaaaaaaaaaaaagtcttaacaAGTCAGGTCAGTTCAAAACACAACAGTATTCCACTTCTGGACATGACTTCTGCTGTGGTATTTTAGCTTTGTGAAAGAATGTGCTTCAAATCAAAAGggtctgggggaaaaaaaaaacctgcaaaactacttttaaaacataaagTACTCATACAACTATAATCAGTCATGTAAGTTCAGGACTCCATTTTGCGTAATTGAAATATTGTACCAGGACTATTCCATCCCTGTAAAACAAAGGAATATTGATTTTCATTCATACGTAAGGATTCGGGATTTTACCACAAGCAATTTTATTGTGATGTGTCTTCAATAATTTATCTATCTGGtctcatttttttattagaaattaatttcctcatgTGATGTCACAAAACTGTACATACTGCAGTGtgaagtttttttaaatctttcagtgTTTACTTCCTGCAGAAGATTtgaataaatgagaaaaatgcattgtCTTGATGgtttttaaatctgctttattttatgtGTACTTTCCATTATTGGAGTGTTAGCGGGCTCTTTGCATCGGTGCTATTAATACAAATTTCTGACAACAAAAATATCTCAAGGAGCTTAGGGACGCATAGCCTTCAACCAGGCTATTGACTGAAAACAGAGTCGTGGAGCTGGAAGTGAAACACTCTAAATCAGATTGCAGCTTTACAAAGCACTGTATCTGTTTTATTCAAATAGCCTTCTGCTTATTAACTAGAAATCAGTGACCATAAGCTGGAAATCTTTAAACAGGAATCTTCATGTGAAAATCATTTTAAACAAGtgttgaaacatttttcaggtCCCCTGTGCAGTGCAGGAAAGGTGTGTTTTCCCATTAAAATCTACTTTGGCCCCCATCACAGAGAggacttttcttctgttcaatTTAAGTTCTTAAgcaaaaatgtggaaaaattaatgcaatttGCCCGTGAAGACTATACAAAGATTTAACGGTGCACTTGCATCATGTACAGGTGGCTGTTAAGATTATGACATTAGTGCAAATGGTGGATCGCGACATTAATGTAAGCACTGTTTTTCCAGAGAATTATTTTCCAAGATATACAGGCACGCTGGGCCTG
The Phalacrocorax aristotelis chromosome 1, bGulAri2.1, whole genome shotgun sequence DNA segment above includes these coding regions:
- the NRIP1 gene encoding nuclear receptor-interacting protein 1 → MTHGEELGSEMHQDSVVLTYLEGLLMHQAAGGSGTAVDKKSTGHSGENQNFKISGNIFPSCQSNGPVLNTNTYQGSGMLHLKKARLLQSSEDWNAAKRRRLSDSIVDLDGKKEALLAGMVENVPKGKQDSTLLASLLQSFSSRLQSVALSQQIRQSLKEQGYSLSHDSLEVEKDLRCYGVASSHLKTLLKKSKAKDQKLDNSLPDITKNLPKERFIESPHAVQSGPKVINEPLSCAARLQAVASMVEKRSSPAASPKPSVACSQLALLLSSEAHLQQYSREHALKAQNANQIASERLAAMARLQESAQKDIGQFGLAKGMTSHLNGQTGSSAKTVSSKSNMAPFQSSVGIMHSPPKNVGYKSTLERSNLKTSPSNSLLLHLLKSQNTTKRVKGHEQSERASIFEDSSTPTTIDEYSDNNPSFTEDDSSDDESSHSNCLPIDLSFKQRTDKPDAGPPASLDNLTQSLLHNWDPKVSCPENKEDKDTPKASKLNPHQKVTLLQLLLGHKSEEKADKSSDPQGPHSAADVAKFTVQTGKRTPVTDSPGANRMTPLSTPPLLASAKADSPINLSHQSLAMKRSSPPYACSIQPDRLVNPASKHLIDLSKSKEIQGAKLSRNDSPQNSSAFSASKLLQNLAQCGMQTSMSSEEQRASKQLLAGSTDKPVGLIDRLNSPLLTNKLSTHEENNKIFSCQPAPAEQGLPGSEIENLLERRTVLQLLLGTPNKGKSEKKERMLLRDESSQEQTDKALNEQILTVKIKTEPSEESNVPYNSNVQQVRDCRGNKFQGFVHSLQRNTATSPASEELKSEPLSPQDFSFSKNGLLSRLLRQNQDSYPADELDRSHRNNELTHLESKSLCTVPKKRKLHAEPLDSPLKKMKSNVSDAPNNHTSPTEALYGPLLNQQELKFSRGDAEFKYAVSHGSNNESENRSWSRDSKGFNVLKQLLLSENCERDLSQHRSNMLMEGKKKGNKTSATINKPEFSISSVNALMGSPVQQNNCVDHRTFQYPVAVKSPASSPFPEHLGSTVSRLESDQFSVCPMPSERGPIRWVITGMDKNDYEKDSPRLTKTNPILYYMLQKGGNSVSGQEAHDKEIWNEPSFTDSSTHITIKEELTSDAELKTPFSNLRSPYNSHMGSKTSHQHGVNGEVHGLLEKVLTIKKEPE